From a region of the Bombus terrestris chromosome 8, iyBomTerr1.2, whole genome shotgun sequence genome:
- the LOC100644421 gene encoding uncharacterized protein LOC100644421 isoform X1, protein MTLPVSNYQELLIQVRELTHETIRLQRQLSSDLFDNADPPDVNHNFSLGQKNYENGRHLTDNVIQQCEKSRKDEAGQNPLAEYKNFRFRPRFYQNLDSTEGIRAGELTSRLLTWRSRSHRPIKLQEDAEDCQKRAERLLSEECRVFRGAIGVDVEGVGSWRVRRRPHDIEVSTPLIGVAAHELESSVDGAAFNPVAVAATTSARCSLMKNTLKTPSSTSISLPVNAHIRPRLHLGSVIAETSKEDAMEPEVKEEDERRSSTPSPEQIYTRRNKRYNEGGSSEEDSKPDTSLQGHRLPSSYRGTWPIRRDIWANQQMGFSTQQSTSITVHNDVASVMSFSSNSGGVLGCSTEMQGDRRLGAKVDVVYNLLGMLGSTEGREDMSATLLSMSNSIDNCLIMRQSGCLPLLVQLIHAPGQDPETREKASRALHNIVYAKSDERAGRREARVLRFLEQLRDYCQTLRTSLETGQVPDDLERHPGPTIAALMKLSFDEAHRHAMCQLGGLHAVAELIEMDHMAHGSECDDQNCITLRRYAGMALTNLTFGDGNNKALLCSFREFMKALVSQLRSPSDDLRQVTASVLRNLSWRADTSSKQTLREVGAVTGLMKAAMEGRKESTLKSILSALWNLSAHCSTNKVDICAVDGALAFLVDMLSYKAPSKTLAIVENAGGILRNVSSHIAVREDYRAIVRERGCLQVLLQQLRSPSLTVVSNACGALWNLSARCPQDQRLLWDLGAVPMLRSLIHSKHKMISMGSSAALKNLLSARPGCNNLVHLDSTARGLGLPTLPTLVARRQRALEQEIDQSLAETCDNIEPSTSPTNKDDKFSFKVEHSFLGINTRTLRSYQLHNQPSTSNMKCNGVARSESRDSMRSITSTHSDTMFERVNRHVLNGLSPTDIQIKQQSSSLHSAVGFDSGMSSDAHSKTSSEKKYTLRYKNAIPDRLKSSDGFNGLVDLRSTNSTISWSSAPDQESACSQNLLHSSVEDNLPQSITSVLKTSSQSSISEETELNVCTKTEYVSTKPEIETSTSLSFVNNSSPAKDNINFGNVYNKTVLHQHSSLNTIQQAISPTVSYRTEGNLFSDYAETDLDQPTDYSLRYAERSLEDEEKPHSHYFPSNDQELIHEDTVKTYCTEGTPHGTSLNSSRAASASDLQEDSRQRSLLKKIQEQGKLQDTEELNLECTRMECTEVSSDKKRSQMLQYFETNIKDNNVEENDHTSMKSSLSVRTTITQVSSSNLQYAESDTIAPNSTENKPEKKYDTQNGMFEKNDKFDKSYPSNGVNSYVTSALKASNDSGCKEFELKGDTRNMPYILNINNSSECLDQVSDGDEDDEDLLTACINIGMQNNSCQLPNKMTWSEFSAYVYKGEWNEWGIRDEASQVHIVVHRAFKLDHSLVHKQKIAVDGRQPILMHTLSQTHDYRHRHSFIGNNFEKVPRNESNLARYQTSVALDQMECNSSVDSTMNSLDTKQSGSEEMVDPDICTDNVNDNSSNMNIVPDYSQSTAKFMQKVIETKIPVQQSNQVLQNELDKVRNTERGSLLGDDSLCNFSLPSNLRNSPILHETVVFNTEPTQQQYLSSIDTQSNEEMSSLIHNDLIDNDQNIDDDSAKWGNDKTSKTLKDKAMENSSMQQSYTKVTDSESSESIDSVEQSEHALLELCIQPGLTKTMDNIQLNKTTMNEIDSEFGERKISNFDESSKMYNDTCEIDGINKEKVDSKHKLAQKPADSTKYVEKEDVYRRQRDPDAMIASLDRLTATLVQQTEAIRERDSSAMKQSILSDTWNEDSPNDVSFPSISISAPIIASFKSDVPEEPGTITSECYETASSDNGHMTNSKIIQREAIKLAEAVDAEMNRQNELDTTSMTSMDLEAIKPPSSMGSLLSLTASYAGSGDCSESFVNRDRCNSTSLPPIQAKNISSTDSRSCRKKSLPLGVVAKRALSQTQSHTGSLENLLNECTGSHLESVKPPSMMDELPDVGDMENSMLSVASITSEVADSKDQDSQNLSGSDAVFDLLKPVANVLSMTCMRYAEAMQNSANNSLSEYLENINPPSLFNEVCEMDESTVEQATETICSDTLCIDAELHTEEAPHPVMIDRIDEAGDTDEAVTPISSEYCVTSSAESTPRKRLHRNLTPKQKRTLAKERYKTYTIAAELDKKEEERQENVVQEKIARGKISPFSKLTPKQRRQEDRARFQTQVLENPFPDMNQDQNNQQEVNATYEQENSEKTTGATSPVKSAIPTLSKLSACKTLIKKRAEQKKNRERYRTRTLNDSERIFRDTESNTTTNAVEDRLPDSTHTIESDEIQTMLEQNATIVLNTLNESNNTNETGEDGLLDCETISLVSNESESERNLRMRFVNGVSKRLIGSCVQQMDNVQEPEDAHKETIEIEEPRSQEDIRYTDNVETESEDESNNTEGPLRETKRPRIIKPGMVRDPSNDSNATDKSDPESPKAIRGRRKALYSNPITRKPTPQSSPLKQVNPVSGIPIGRSNTSPIVRATRATTLRQNNNSPGTATKESTKSNISPKMNPSSTDDKRTKILSVAAKRASVPQKGSSLTFTKSVKRHSTPPTCSSSNYQQETKTDVTIKPLERQGTFTKDEPEVKNAPTVESSSPSPIKTKIAKPIKGATSKVHPTTGKPKLTPKTHQAHQSKLSKGNASEKIQSSKALPLLVAPKRLPTGKTTATPKISVNNQNTAQIESGKVFRKVGPLGQRSNSNSSIVSNSSTGMQTRKLAKEATSKIASLWKKVEESKNKQRFEKPDTRQWLQPGNCANEMDTPSPVSNPPAFRLFRSSTFEGVPQENDNPESALYKSKLKRPLVMGVQPSKVKYRNSCDLSGMNANDAPCKIPVKSSDASTYKKDIVDVVDTSVVLRKSQHTESSTAEVDPMKRISRLGSFIRVDSPNAEGSAQTYVNGSGVRTPASAIVPPFNYNPKQDIPLQIAKVTPDETESKFRVTDCHSDIVTASTRVTTV, encoded by the exons GAAGACGCGGAGGATTGTCAAAAAAGAGCGGAAAGATTATTGTCGGAGGAGTGTCGCGTGTTTCGCGGGGCGATAGGCGTTGACGTGGAAGGTGTCGGCTCGTGGAGGGTTCGGAGGCGCCCTCACGACATTGAGGTATCTACGCCCCTGATCGGCGTCGCGGCGCACGAGCTGGAGTCGTCCGTGGACGGCGCAGCGTTCAACCCTGTCGCCGTAGCGGCGACGACATCCGCGAGATGCTCGCTGATGAAAAACACGTTGAAAACGCCGTCATCCACCTCCATTTCTCTGCCTGTCAATGCCCACATCAGGCCAAGGTTGCACCTAGGCTCCGTGATCGCTGAGACCAGCAAGGAGGATGCCATGGAGCCAGAAGTAAAGGAGGAGGACGAACGAAGGTCGTCCACGCCGAGCCCCGAG CAGATTTATACAAGAAGAAATAAACGTTATAATGAAGGTGGAAGTAGCGAGGAAGACAGCAAACCAGATACATCCCTACAGGGCCACAGATTACCATCTTCTTATCGGGGAACGTGGCCCATTAGAAGAGACATATGGGCCAATCAACAAATGGGCTTTTCCACTCAACAAAGCACATCAATCACTGTACATAAC GACGTAGCCAGTGTGATGAGCTTTTCGTCGAATTCGGGCGGGGTCCTCGGCTGTTCTACGGAAATGCAAGGCGATCGAAGGCTAGGGGCGAAAGTGGACGTAGTGTACAATCTACTGGGAATGCTCGGTAGCACGGAGGGCCGAGAGGACATGAGTGCAACGTTGCTCTCTATGAGCAATTCGATAGACAATTGCCTCATAATGAGGCAATCAGGATGCCTTCCACTGTTGGTACAACTAATTCACGCTCCAGGACAAGATCCAGAAACCAGAGAAAAGGCATCTCGAGCTTTGCATAATATAGTGTATGCCAAAAGCGACGAGAGGGCTGGACGCCGGGAGGCGAGGGTTCTCCGGTTTCTAGAACAGTTACGGGACTATTGCCAGACTCTAAGAACATCCCTAGAAACGGGTCAGGTTCCCGATGACCTAGAGAGGCATCCCGGGCCAACGATAGCGGCATTGATGAAACTTTCCTTCGATGAAGCTCATCGTCACGCCATGTGCCAGCTCGGTGGACTTCATGCAGTTGCAGAGCTGATCGAGATGGATCATATGGCTCATGGAAGCGAATGCGACGATCAAAATTGCATCACATTGCGTAGATATGCCGGAATGGCTCTGACGAATCTGACATTCGGCGATGGAAACAATAAAGCATTGCTTTGTTCCTTCCGGGAGTTCATGAAGGCTCTGGTTTCGCAATTGAGAAGTCCAAGCGACGATCTCAGACAAGTCACAGCGTCTGTATTGAGAAATTTGTCGTGGCGAGCTGATACTAGTAGCAAGCAAACGTTGAGGGAAGTGGGAGCAGTAACTGGTTTGATGAAGGCTGCGATGGAGGGTAGGAAGGAATCAACTCTTAAGTCAATACTCTCTGCACTTTGGAACCTATCGGCACACTGTAGTACGAATAAAGTGGATATTTGTGCCGTAGATGGGGCACTGGCATTCCTCGTGGATATGTTGAGCTACAAAGCACCATCTAAAACTTTAGCCATTGTTGAAAACGCCGGTGGTATTTTGAGGAATGTATCTAGTCACATTGCTGTTAGAGAAGATTACCGAGCCATTGTAAGAGAGAGGGGATGTTTGCAAGTATTGTTACAACAATTGCGATCACCTAGTTTAACCGTCGTTAGTAACGCTTGTGGAGCTCTGTGGAATCTTTCTGCTCGATGTCCACAGGATCAGCGTCTGTTATGGGACCTGGGCGCAGTTCCAATGCTTCGTAGTCTAATTCACTCCAAGCACAAGATGATTTCAATGGGTTCAAGCGCAGCCTTGAAGAATTTACTGAGTGCCAGACCAGGCTGTAATAATCTCGTTCACTTAGACTCGACAGCACGCGGATTAGGACTTCCAACTCTACCAACTTTAGTTGCACGCAGACAAAGGGCTCTGGAGCAAGAAATAGATCAAAGCTTGGCTGAAACTTGCGATAACATCGAACCTAGCACATCTCCGACTAACAAAGACGATAAATTTTCGTTCAAGGTGGAACATAGCTTTTTGGGAATCAACACGCGAACTTTACGCTCCTATCAACTACATAATCAACCTAGCACATCCAATATGAAGTGCAACGGAGTCGCCAGAAGCGAGAGTAGAGACTCTATGCGCTCCATAACAAGCACCCATTCTGACACCATGTTTGAAAGGGTAAATCGACACGTATTGAATGGACTATCTCCTACTGATATTCAGATAAAACAACAGTCCTCGTCGCTACACTCCGCAGTCGGTTTCGACAGCGGAATGTCCAGTGACGCTCACTCGAAGACCTCTTCGGAGAAGAAGTATACGTTACGCTATAAAAACGCCATCCCGGATCGTTTGAAGTCGTCGGACGGTTTTAATGGCCTCGTCGACCTTAGAAGCACTAATTCTACCATTTCCTGGTCCTCGGCTCCGGATCAAGAATCCGCCTGTTCACAGAATTTGCTACACTCTTCCGTAGAAGACAACTTGCCACAAAGCATCACGTCTGTGCTAAAGACTAGTAGTCAATCCAGTATTTCTGAGGAAACGGAGTTGAACGTTTGCACAAAAACCGAGTACGTGAGCACGAAGCCTGAAATAGAAACCTCGACCTCGTTATCATTCGTTAACAACAGCTCTCCCGCGAAAGACAACATCAACTTTGGAAACGTCTACAACAAGACTGTTTTGCATCAGCACAGTTCGTTGAATACTATACAACAGGCTATTTCACCGACTGTCAGTTATCGAACAGAGGGAAATCTGTTCAGTGATTATGCCGAGACGGATTTGGATCAACCAACTGACTATAGTTTGCGTTATGCTGAACGAAGTCTGGAAGACGAAGAAAAACCACATTCTCACTATTTCCCGAGTAACGATCAAGAGCTTATCCACGAAGATACAGTAAAGACCTATTGCACAGAAGGAACTCCACATGGAACGTCTTTAAATTCTTCCAGAGCGGCATCGGCTTCTGACTTGCAAGAGGATAGTCGACAGAGAAGTTTATTGAAAAAGATTCAGGAACAAGGTAAACTGCAAGATACGGAGGAATTGAATTTAGAATGTACCAGAATGGAATGTACGGAAGTTTCGAGTGACAAGAAGAGAAGTCAAATGTTGCAGTACTTTGAAACGAATATCAAGGATAATAATGTTGAGGAAAATGATCACACTTCTATGAAAAGTTCATTGAG CGTAAGAACAACAATTACACAAGTATCCTCGAGCAACTTACAATATGCTGAGAGTGATACTATAGCGCCCAATTCTACAGAAAATAAACCAG AGAAAAAATACGATACACAGAATGGCATGTTTGAAAAAAacgataaatttgataaaagttATCCTAGCAACGGTGTTAATTCGTACGTGACTAGTGCATTGAAGGCTTCTAACGATTCAGGATGTAAGGAATTTGAACTAAAAGGAGATACCCGTAACATGccttatatattaaatataaacaacTCTTCCGAATGTTTAGATCAAGTCAGTGATGGCGATGAGGACGACGAAGATCTGCTTACAGCTTGCATTAATATTGGAATGCAAAATAATAG TTGCCAACTGCCGAATAAAATGACCTGGTCGGAATTTTCTGCTTATGTATACAAAGGAGAGTGGAACGAATGGGGTATCCGAGATGAAG CCTCGCAAGTACATATAGTTGTGCACAGGGCCTTTAAGCTCGACCATAGTCTTGTTCATAAACAGAAGATAGCAGTCGATGGCCGGCAACCAATACTGATGCATACACTGTCACAGACGCATGATTATAG ACATAGGCATTCGTTTAtaggaaataattttgaaaaagttCCACGAAATGAAAGCAATCTTGCCAGGTACCAAACAAGTGTTGCACTAGATCAAATGGAGTGCAATTCATCTGTCGATTCTACCATGAACAGTCTTGATACAAAACAATCTGGATCTGAAGAAATGGTAGATCCTGATATTTGCACTGATAACGTTAATGATAACTCATCGAATATGAATATTGTGCCAGATTATAGTCAAAGTACGGCCAAATTTATGCAAAAG GTGATAGAAACTAAAATTCCAGTGCAACAATCGAATCAAGTTTTGCAGAATGAGTTGGACAAAGTAAGAAACACGGAACGCGGTTCATTATTAGGCGATGATAGTCTGTGCAATTTCTCATTACCTTCGAACTTGAGGAATAGCCCGATACTACATGAAACAGTAGTGTTTAACACAGAACCTACACAGCAGCAATATCTATCTAGTATCGATACCCAATCGAACGAAGAAATGTCGTCTCTGATACATAATGACCTTATTGACAATGATCAAAATATAGATGATGATTCTGCTAAGTGGGGAAATGATAAAACATCAAAAACATTAAAAGACAAAGCGATGGAGAATTCGTCTATGCAACAATCTTATACTAAAGTAACAGATTCAGAGAGTAGCGAATCGATTGATTCTGTGGAACAATCAGAACACGCACTTTTAGAATTGTGTATACAACCTGGATTAACGAAAACTATGGATAATATTCAGCTAAACAAAACCACGATGAATGAAATCGACAGTGAATTTGGGGAACGAAAAATTAGTAATTTTGATGAAAGCAGTAAAATGTACAATGACACGTGTGAAATAGATGGcattaataaagaaaaagttGATTCAAAGCACAAACTGGCACAGAAACCTGCAGACTCAACGAAATATGTGGAGAAGGAAGATGTATATCGGCGTCAAAGGGATCCTGATGCTATGATTGCCTCGTTAGATCGCTTAACTGCGACTCTCGTGCAACAAACGGAAGCAATTCGAGAACGAGATTCAAGCGCAATGAAACAGAGCATATTGAGTGATACATGGAATGAAGATTCTCCTAATGATGTATCTTTTCCTAGCATAAGTATTAGTGCCCCTATAATCGCTTCATTTAAAAGCGATGTACCAGAAGAACCAGGAACAATCACCTCAGAGTGTTATGAAACAGCAAGTAGCGACAATGGGCACATGacaaattcaaaaattattcaaagagAAGCGATTAAATTGGCTGAAGCGGTGGATGCAGAAATGAATCGACAGAATGAACTAGATACAACCAGTATGACGTCCATGGATTTAGAAGCAATAAAACCACCTTCCTCGATGGGAAGCTTACTATCACTGACAGCTAGCTACGCAGGTTCAGGTGACTGTAGTGAGTCATTCGTTAATCGAGACAGATGTAATTCTACGTCCTTGCCTCCAATCCAGGCGAAGAATATATCTTCGACAGATTCTCGAAGCTGTCGTAAGAAATCTCTTCCTTTGGGTGTCGTAGCTAAAAGAGCTCTGAGTCAAACTCAGAGCCACACCGGTAGTCTCGAAAATTTGTTGAACGAATGTACTGGTTCGCACTTAGAAAGTGTCAAACCACCATCAATGATGGACGAGTTACCAGACGTTGGCGATATGGAAAATAGTATGTTAAGCGTGGCTAGTATTACATCAGAGGTTGCAGATTCTAAGGATCAAGACTCGCAGAACTTAAGTGGGAGCGACGCTGTTTTTGACTTACTAAAACCTGTCGCAAATGTGCTATCCATGACGTGCATGCGTTATGCCGAAGCTATGCAGAATAGTGCAAATAATAGTTTGAGTGAATATCTGGAGAACATCAATCCACCTTCGCTGTTCAATGAAGTGTGTGAAATGGATGAGTCAACAGTGGAACAAGCTACAGAAACTATATGCAGCGATACGTTGTGTATTGATGCGGAATTACATACCGAAGAAGCTCCACATCCTGTGATGATAGACAGAATCGACGAAGCAGGTGATACCGATGAGGCAGTTACACCAATTTCGTCTGAATACTGCGTTACTAGCTCGGCAGAGTCCACACCTAGGAAGCGATTACACAGAAATTTAACACCAAAGCAGAAAAGAACTTTGGCCAAGGAAAGATATAAGACGTATACTATAGCTGCGGAACtcgacaaaaaggaagaagaacgaCAGGAAAACGTAGTACAGGAGAAGATTGCACGGGGGAAAATTTCACCTTTTTCCAAATTGACACCTAAACAACGTAGACAAGAAGATAGAGCCAGGTTTCAAACACAGGTATTGGAAAATCCCTTCCCCGACATGAATCAAGATCAAAATAATCAACAGGAAGTTAATGCTACTTATGAACAAGAGAATTCTGAAAAGACAACGGGAGCAACGTCCCCGGTAAAATCTGCTATCCCCACATTGTCAAAACTATCCGCTTGTAAAACGTTGATTAAAAAGCGTGCTGAGCAAAAGAAGAACAGGGAAAGATATCGTACAAGAACTTTGAACGATTCAGAACGCATATTCAGAGATACAGAAAGTAATACTACTACAAACGCGGTAGAAGATAGATTACCAGATTCAACGCACACTATCGAATCGGATGAAATTCAAACCATGTTGGAACAGAATGCAACCATCGTGTTAAATACATTAAACGAATCAAATAACACAAATGAAACTGGCGAGGATGGGTTGCTAGATTGCGAGACTATTAGTTTAGTATCAAATGAATCAGAATCAGAACGGAACCTACGGATGCGGTTTGTCAACGGCGTTTCTAAAAGACTAATAGGTTCATGTGTTCAACAAATGGACAATGTACAAGAACCAGAGGACGCTCATAAGGAAACAATCGAGATCGAAGAACCCAGGTCGCAAGAAGACATCAGGTATACAGATAATGTGGAAACTGAGAGTGAGGATGAATCTAATAATACCGAGGGACCACTTAGAGAAACAAAAAGGCCCCGAATAATTAAACCAGGAATGGTGAGAGATCCCAGTAATGATTCTAACGCTACGGATAAATCAGACCCAGAAAGTCCAAAGGCCATTCGCGGAAGAAGAAAAGCTCTCTACTCAAATCCAATTACGCGAAAACCAACGCCACAATCATCTCCATTGAAACAGGTGAATCCTGTCAGTGGAATACCTATAGGTCGTAGCAACACTTCACCTATTGTAAGAGCAACTAGAGCTACCACGCTGAGACAAAATAACAATAGTCCAGGTACAGCGACGAAGGAATCAACAAAATCAAATATAAGTCCTAAAATGAATCCCAGTTCAACAGATGACAAACGAACGAAGATTTTATCGGTGGCTGCAAAAAGAGCATCAGTTCCACAGAAAGGATCGTCATTAACTTTCACAAAGTCCGTAAAGAGGCACAGCACACCTCCAACGTGTTCTTCCTCGAACTATCAACAAGAAACTAAGACGGACGTAACGATTAAGCCCTTGGAACGACAAGGAACATTTACCAAAGACGAACCAGAAGTGAAGAATGCGCCCACCGTAGAGTCTTCGTCACCTTCGCCGATAAAAACGAAAATCGCAAAACCCATTAAAGGTGCAACATCCAAGGTACATCCAACAACTGGGAAACCAAAACTTACGCCAAAGACACATCAAGCGCACCAATCAAAATTGTCAAAGGGAAACGCTTCAGAGAAAATTCAATCTTCGAAAGCATTACCATTACTGGTGGCTCCAAAACGATTACCTACAGGAAAAACAACTGCAACTCCAAAAATATCAGTCAATAATCAAAATACTGCACAAATAGAAAGCGGTAAAGTCTTTCGAAAGGTAGGTCCCCTTGGTCAGAGATCTAACAGTAATTCAAGTATTGTATCCAACTCCTCGACCGGAATGCAAACTAGAAAATTGGCAAAGGAAGCGACTAGTAAAATTGCAAGCCTTTGGAAAAAGGTAGAGGAGAGTAAAAATAAGCAACGGTTTGAGAAACCAGATACTAGGCAGTGGCTACAGCCTGGTAATTGTGCTAACGAGATGGATACCCCATCTCCAGTGAGCAATCCGCCAGCTTTTAGGTTGTTTCGTAGTTCCACGTTCGAAGGAGTGCCCCAAGAGAATGATAATCCCGAATCAGCTTTGTACAAATCGAAATTGAAGAGACCATTGGTAATGGGCGTACAACCTAGTAAAGTGAAATACAGAAACTCTTGTGACTTGAGCGGAATGAACGCAAACGACGCACCTTGCAAGATTCCTGTAAAGTCTAGTGACGCTTCTACGTACAAGAAAGACATCGTAGATGTAGTTGATACCTCGGTTGTTCTGCGAAAATCACAGCATACCGAATCCTCCACGGCAGAGGTAGATCCTATGAAACGAATATCACGTCTTGGTTCCTTTATAAGAGTAGACTCTCCGAATGCAGAAGGTTCTGCACAAACATACGTTAATGGGTCCGGTGTGCGTACACCCGCGTCCGCTATTGTCCCACCTTTTAATTACAACCCGAAGCAAGATATCCCTTTGCAAATAGCCAAAGTAACGCCGGATGAAACTGAAAGCAAATTCAGAGTGACAGATTGTCATAGCGACATAGTCACAGCTTCTACGAGAGTAACAACGGTATAG